From Companilactobacillus heilongjiangensis, one genomic window encodes:
- a CDS encoding MarR family winged helix-turn-helix transcriptional regulator: MADILRSIGVIARSLDSISNIEFKKYDLTKGQYIYLARIYEHPGIIQEKVAEMIKVDRTTAARAIKKLETNEFIVRKQSEDNKKEKKLYVTKKGEETYPILYREEHYSNEVALKGLSPSERKQIFKLLEVVEGNISENWEYMKKGNKRIY; encoded by the coding sequence GTGGCGGACATTTTGAGATCAATCGGTGTAATTGCACGGTCGCTTGATTCAATCAGTAATATTGAATTCAAAAAATACGATTTAACTAAGGGGCAGTATATTTACTTAGCGAGAATTTATGAACATCCTGGGATTATTCAGGAAAAAGTTGCTGAAATGATTAAAGTCGACCGCACAACAGCAGCACGAGCAATTAAAAAGTTAGAAACAAATGAATTTATCGTTAGAAAACAATCCGAAGATAATAAAAAAGAGAAAAAACTTTATGTGACAAAAAAGGGTGAGGAAACTTATCCGATACTTTATCGAGAGGAACATTATTCCAATGAAGTTGCTTTAAAGGGATTGTCACCCAGCGAACGAAAGCAGATTTTTAAGCTTTTGGAAGTAGTTGAAGGCAATATTTCAGAGAATTGGGAATATATGAAGAAGGGTAATAAGCGGATATATTAA
- the arsC gene encoding arsenate reductase (thioredoxin) → MKKIYFLCTGNSCRSQMAEGFGHIILGDDWEVASAGVEMHGLNPKAVKVMAEVGVDISNQSSKLIDTEYLNSCNLVVTLCGDARDKCPMTPPTVKKLHWSLPDPAAATGTEEEKLNEFRRVRDEIRKLVLTLK, encoded by the coding sequence ATGAAAAAAATCTATTTCTTATGTACTGGTAATTCTTGTCGCAGTCAAATGGCAGAAGGCTTTGGCCATATAATATTAGGGGATGACTGGGAGGTTGCCAGTGCTGGTGTTGAAATGCATGGCTTGAATCCCAAGGCAGTAAAAGTTATGGCAGAAGTTGGAGTTGATATTTCCAATCAGAGTTCTAAATTGATTGATACGGAATATCTTAATAGTTGTAATTTGGTGGTAACCCTTTGTGGAGATGCCCGTGATAAATGTCCAATGACGCCACCAACTGTGAAAAAATTGCATTGGTCATTGCCAGATCCTGCCGCTGCTACTGGTACTGAAGAGGAAAAGTTAAATGAATTTAGACGAGTTCGAGACGAAATCAGAAAATTAGTTTTAACTTTGAAGTGA
- a CDS encoding NUDIX hydrolase → MSEINSDNKLIINVVNIIWSFNPKSKQVLVLLVKNSLGNDADRWGLPATILRADENAEDASLRLIREKIGIELPDFYTEQLATFSNVQRISDHREIALTYMTYLPSMPDLTAGYGAKDAEWFSVDYLPEQYSLSYQNVHFRTLSDKISESEFYNNIEESHDSNHLAADHALILRLAFHRITNRLDYLPTILLILGDSFTLKQAREVYATFWKEPSTNIDNSNFRKTHSHLFTEIGMEHGKSGRPAKLYKLV, encoded by the coding sequence ATGTCGGAAATAAATTCAGATAACAAACTGATCATCAATGTTGTTAATATTATTTGGAGTTTCAATCCTAAATCCAAACAAGTTTTAGTCCTATTGGTCAAAAACTCTCTTGGCAATGACGCCGACCGTTGGGGTCTACCGGCAACTATCCTGCGTGCCGATGAAAATGCGGAAGATGCTTCTTTACGCTTGATTCGAGAAAAAATTGGCATTGAATTACCTGACTTTTACACCGAACAACTGGCTACTTTCAGTAATGTTCAACGGATTAGTGATCATCGTGAAATTGCCTTAACTTACATGACATACTTACCTTCAATGCCTGATTTGACTGCTGGATATGGTGCCAAAGACGCTGAATGGTTTAGTGTCGACTACTTGCCTGAACAATACTCATTGTCTTATCAGAATGTTCATTTCAGAACTCTAAGTGACAAAATATCGGAAAGTGAATTTTATAACAATATCGAAGAATCCCATGATAGCAACCATTTGGCTGCTGATCACGCCTTAATTCTACGTTTGGCTTTCCACAGAATTACTAATCGTCTAGATTATTTACCAACAATTTTATTGATTCTAGGCGACAGTTTTACCCTCAAACAGGCACGTGAAGTTTATGCTACTTTTTGGAAAGAACCCTCTACAAACATTGATAACTCTAACTTCCGGAAGACTCACTCCCACCTCTTCACTGAAATTGGTATGGAGCATGGTAAGAGTGGTCGTCCAGCTAAACTCTACAAACTAGTTTGA
- a CDS encoding DNA/RNA non-specific endonuclease has product MRKNILLLLLTPLLLAGCSTTSGQATSATPTVKQSELTAKQISEWTYKSGEKSVKVLNNDKPSNIKKTDFDQSHIDYSGLDNLNRTKTATAYLTRNNLGRSNTRTEQTWRPTGWHNEPKYVDGTRVIPQNRGHLIAYTMTFNLNKSGQTQQGELGSIDNPYNLFTQTEFSNQKTMTQVEQQVRDALAQNKKVIYKVTPIFRGQELMARGVWVQALSTDGSLKFNRYLWNVQDKVNFDYATGRSKVDRDLKVPAVSNSHQKYYHHYKKQRNYHHNS; this is encoded by the coding sequence TTGCGAAAGAATATTTTACTGTTATTACTGACACCACTACTTTTGGCGGGATGTTCCACGACTTCAGGCCAGGCTACCTCTGCTACACCGACTGTGAAACAATCGGAATTAACAGCAAAACAGATTAGTGAATGGACTTATAAGTCGGGTGAAAAGTCGGTTAAAGTTCTTAATAATGACAAACCTTCAAACATTAAGAAAACTGATTTTGACCAGTCACATATTGATTACAGTGGACTTGATAATTTGAATCGGACGAAAACTGCCACAGCCTATTTAACACGCAATAATCTAGGTAGATCCAACACTAGGACAGAACAAACATGGCGTCCAACAGGTTGGCATAATGAACCTAAATATGTTGACGGTACAAGGGTAATTCCTCAGAATCGTGGGCATTTGATTGCTTATACAATGACTTTTAATTTGAATAAATCTGGTCAAACACAGCAAGGGGAACTCGGTAGTATCGATAATCCTTACAATTTGTTCACTCAAACGGAGTTTTCAAATCAGAAGACGATGACCCAAGTGGAACAACAGGTTAGGGATGCTTTGGCTCAGAATAAGAAAGTGATTTATAAAGTAACTCCGATTTTTCGTGGTCAGGAATTGATGGCTCGTGGTGTGTGGGTTCAAGCTCTTTCAACTGATGGAAGTCTGAAGTTCAACCGCTATTTGTGGAATGTTCAGGATAAAGTGAATTTTGACTATGCGACTGGCCGTTCAAAGGTTGACCGTGATTTGAAGGTTCCGGCTGTATCTAATAGTCATCAGAAGTATTATCATCACTACAAGAAACAGCGTAATTATCACCACAATAGTTAA
- a CDS encoding DMT family transporter: MNYILLLVSIGFEVLGTSLLKKTDGFTNLWPTLGTLTSYFICLFVLSHVLKRLPLSLTYATWGSVGLVLVTVAGIVFYHESISIQSIAGLVLVVSGTVLINVF, translated from the coding sequence ATGAATTACATACTGCTGTTAGTGTCAATCGGTTTTGAAGTTTTAGGGACTTCACTTTTAAAAAAGACAGATGGGTTTACAAATCTTTGGCCCACATTAGGAACCTTAACATCATATTTTATCTGTCTCTTCGTACTCTCACACGTTTTGAAACGATTACCACTGAGTTTGACATATGCCACTTGGGGTAGTGTGGGATTAGTACTCGTAACTGTTGCTGGAATAGTTTTTTACCACGAATCCATTTCAATACAATCAATCGCCGGCCTTGTTTTGGTTGTCTCTGGCACTGTATTGATCAACGTTTTTTAA
- a CDS encoding GNAT family N-acetyltransferase, translating into MATTIKRCTEDDLKTLQKLSAETYTDTFKPYNTPENLKAYIDDAYNLDILRQELTNKNSEFYFLYVDEQLAGYLKVNILDAQSEPMDDSFLEVQRIYIRVPFKRLGLGKMLMKLAIERAQALKKPRVWLGVWENNLSAQKFYQAMGFEHYSSHKFVMGTSTQTDYILKKELEK; encoded by the coding sequence ATGGCAACAACAATAAAAAGATGTACTGAAGACGATTTAAAAACTTTACAAAAACTCAGTGCTGAAACATATACTGACACATTTAAACCATACAATACGCCGGAAAATCTGAAAGCATATATTGATGATGCATATAATTTGGATATTTTACGACAAGAATTAACTAATAAAAATTCAGAATTTTATTTCTTATATGTTGACGAACAATTAGCAGGATATTTAAAGGTTAATATTTTAGATGCACAGAGTGAACCGATGGATGACAGTTTCTTGGAAGTTCAACGTATTTATATTCGCGTACCTTTCAAACGTCTAGGATTGGGCAAGATGTTGATGAAATTGGCTATTGAACGTGCACAAGCATTGAAGAAGCCAAGAGTTTGGTTAGGTGTTTGGGAAAATAATTTATCAGCTCAAAAATTTTATCAAGCAATGGGATTTGAACATTACAGTTCACACAAATTTGTTATGGGAACATCAACACAGACAGATTACATTTTAAAAAAGGAATTGGAAAAATAA
- a CDS encoding B3/B4 domain-containing protein, whose translation MTKVVVDEKLWELFPEAQISTLVIHGIDNHVDEKDDPYFAKLLNDASKESEKFITNESFKDNEVVDEWRQAFRQFKTKKGARSSIEALLKRVSQGREFSPINPLVDIYNSVSLKYGVPCGGENINAFDGDMHLGAAKGGEGFKPLGATEDAPALPGEIIYYDNTGAICRCFNWREAQRTMLTEDTTDSVLVIEAINEEQAKRANEAVIELKDLIEKYFKVDGRIEHLTKDHPETAAL comes from the coding sequence ATGACAAAAGTAGTAGTAGATGAAAAACTTTGGGAGTTATTCCCTGAAGCACAAATCAGCACATTAGTAATTCACGGCATCGACAATCATGTTGATGAGAAAGATGATCCTTACTTCGCTAAATTATTGAATGATGCTTCAAAAGAATCAGAAAAATTCATCACCAATGAATCATTTAAAGATAACGAAGTCGTTGATGAATGGCGCCAAGCTTTCCGTCAGTTTAAGACTAAAAAAGGTGCACGTTCATCAATTGAAGCCTTATTAAAACGGGTAAGCCAAGGACGTGAATTTTCACCTATCAATCCACTAGTTGATATCTACAACAGTGTTTCATTGAAATATGGGGTTCCCTGTGGTGGCGAAAATATCAATGCTTTCGATGGTGACATGCATTTAGGTGCAGCCAAAGGTGGCGAAGGGTTTAAACCATTAGGTGCTACCGAAGATGCTCCTGCATTGCCAGGTGAGATTATTTACTACGATAATACCGGTGCAATTTGTCGTTGTTTTAATTGGCGAGAAGCTCAAAGAACTATGTTGACAGAGGATACAACTGATTCCGTTTTAGTTATTGAAGCTATCAATGAAGAGCAAGCAAAACGTGCCAATGAGGCTGTTATTGAGTTGAAAGACTTGATTGAAAAGTATTTTAAAGTCGATGGAAGAATTGAACATTTGACAAAAGATCATCCTGAAACAGCAGCACTATAA
- a CDS encoding MFS transporter translates to METTQKGGLKLLMVIGTAWLFDAADVALLSFIMPLIKQEWSLSASQIGLVGSITTVGMMIGAFLFGYLADRFGKKNIMMVTLLVFSISNLLLALTTDVNQFLLIRFITGIGLGGELPVASTIIADSFSGNKRSRMLILVDSFWAISWIFASLLATLVMPAYGWKFTVIITSVTALYTLVLRHHLPEETNVKNDKLNLRIAMKQIWSPEFRRSTLCLSILWFVIMFVYYGLFLWLPSILIQRNLSISRSFLYTFITSFAQLLGYFLAAYLMGKLSRKKVLAIYIIGTIIGAFLFGTAQTEAMVLISGCLLSFFTLGAWGIMIALTPTQYPIELRGMGIGFTQAIGRIGATIGPYLIGFSLGIGINTTMIFFYFILALVIGIAVLTFGMIDTDRK, encoded by the coding sequence ATCGAAACTACACAAAAAGGCGGCCTCAAGTTATTAATGGTTATTGGGACTGCTTGGTTATTCGATGCTGCTGATGTAGCATTATTATCATTTATCATGCCATTGATTAAGCAAGAATGGAGTTTAAGTGCCAGTCAAATCGGTTTGGTCGGTTCGATCACAACTGTTGGTATGATGATTGGTGCTTTCCTATTCGGATATTTAGCTGACCGTTTTGGTAAGAAAAACATCATGATGGTTACGCTACTAGTTTTCTCAATCAGTAATTTACTATTGGCTTTAACTACTGACGTTAACCAATTTCTACTGATTCGTTTCATTACTGGTATTGGTCTTGGGGGAGAATTACCAGTAGCATCAACTATTATTGCAGACTCATTCTCGGGGAATAAACGTTCTAGAATGCTAATTTTGGTCGACAGTTTCTGGGCTATTAGTTGGATCTTCGCATCCCTATTAGCCACACTAGTAATGCCTGCTTACGGTTGGAAATTCACTGTTATCATCACTTCTGTAACGGCGTTATACACACTAGTACTACGTCACCACTTACCTGAAGAAACTAATGTTAAAAACGATAAATTGAATCTACGTATTGCGATGAAACAAATCTGGTCACCAGAATTTCGTCGTTCAACACTTTGCTTGAGTATCCTTTGGTTCGTAATCATGTTCGTTTATTATGGACTATTCCTATGGTTGCCAAGTATTTTGATCCAACGTAACTTGTCAATTTCACGGAGTTTCTTGTACACCTTTATCACCAGTTTTGCACAATTACTTGGTTACTTCCTAGCTGCCTACTTGATGGGTAAACTTAGTCGTAAAAAAGTTTTGGCAATCTATATTATTGGTACAATCATTGGTGCATTCCTCTTTGGTACAGCCCAAACTGAAGCAATGGTTCTTATCAGTGGTTGTCTATTATCATTCTTCACACTTGGTGCTTGGGGAATTATGATTGCCCTAACACCAACACAATATCCAATTGAATTACGTGGTATGGGTATTGGTTTCACTCAAGCAATTGGTCGTATCGGAGCTACTATTGGACCTTACCTAATTGGTTTCTCATTGGGCATTGGAATCAACACAACGATGATTTTCTTCTACTTCATCTTGGCTCTAGTTATCGGTATCGCCGTTCTTACTTTTGGAATGATCGACACAGATAGAAAATAA
- a CDS encoding WxL domain-containing protein, with amino-acid sequence MKQLLKNSLLIGGAILGIVSVGAGGYVAKADTTTPTTSTTPETATTTITPGTITIKSAPSIAFGTVASSADDASYASTSFSSGLQIANPGEPTGWTVSLSDTPFTDGTTGGATLKGASLSLADSTTAPVKADDADNVSTLPTFTASTPVSSAPVTILNAAAGTGVGSFTTTYGSGDATLKVPAGNIGGSYTSDLSWTLSNAPA; translated from the coding sequence ATGAAACAACTTTTAAAAAATAGTTTATTAATAGGTGGAGCAATTTTAGGCATAGTTTCAGTCGGTGCTGGTGGTTATGTTGCTAAGGCTGATACAACCACGCCAACTACCTCGACGACGCCAGAAACGGCAACAACTACAATTACACCAGGAACTATAACAATTAAATCTGCACCAAGCATTGCATTTGGTACAGTTGCATCAAGTGCTGACGATGCAAGTTACGCATCAACCAGTTTCTCAAGTGGGTTACAAATCGCTAACCCTGGTGAACCAACTGGTTGGACGGTTTCACTATCGGATACACCATTTACTGATGGAACGACCGGTGGAGCTACTTTGAAAGGTGCAAGCTTATCATTGGCCGATTCCACTACAGCTCCTGTTAAAGCTGACGATGCCGATAACGTTTCAACGTTGCCTACATTTACAGCTTCAACACCAGTCTCTAGTGCTCCAGTAACAATTTTGAACGCTGCGGCTGGTACAGGTGTTGGTTCATTCACAACTACTTATGGTAGCGGCGATGCCACATTAAAGGTACCTGCTGGTAATATCGGTGGTTCATATACATCTGATTTGTCTTGGACATTATCTAATGCACCAGCCTAA
- a CDS encoding alcohol dehydrogenase catalytic domain-containing protein: protein MKKAIFEKVGQMKLEDVEKPTIQAADDVIIKVIRACVCGSDLWAYRGLEDKAENSENSGHEAIGIVEEVGSEITTVKPGDFVIAPFTHGCGYCKACRAGFDGDCQSHNDNFSNGNQAEYIRFQHGQWALVKVPGKPSDYSEGMLKSLLTLADVMATGYHAARVAEVKPGDTVVVMGDGAVGQCGVIAAKMMGATKIISTSRHPDREALAKKFGATDNVAERGDEGVKKILALTNNEGADAVLECVGTELSTETAMRVGRPGSIVGRVGLPHTGKMDVSSSFGKNIILGGGPASVTTYDKERLLKAVLDGEINPGLVFTKSFSLDQINDAYQEMTDRKVIKALVVVSD from the coding sequence ATGAAGAAAGCAATTTTTGAAAAAGTTGGTCAAATGAAACTTGAGGATGTTGAAAAGCCAACTATTCAAGCTGCTGATGACGTCATTATTAAAGTCATCCGTGCCTGTGTTTGTGGCTCTGACCTTTGGGCTTACCGTGGTTTAGAGGATAAGGCTGAAAATTCAGAAAATTCTGGTCACGAAGCTATTGGTATCGTCGAAGAAGTTGGATCCGAGATTACTACTGTTAAACCTGGCGATTTCGTTATTGCTCCATTTACTCATGGCTGTGGCTACTGCAAAGCTTGTCGTGCTGGCTTTGATGGCGATTGTCAATCACATAACGATAACTTCAGTAATGGTAATCAAGCTGAATATATTCGTTTCCAACATGGTCAATGGGCTTTAGTTAAGGTTCCCGGCAAGCCTAGCGATTATTCTGAGGGTATGCTTAAATCACTCTTAACTTTGGCTGATGTTATGGCTACCGGTTATCACGCTGCTCGTGTGGCTGAAGTTAAACCTGGCGATACTGTTGTTGTTATGGGTGACGGTGCTGTCGGTCAATGTGGTGTTATCGCCGCTAAAATGATGGGTGCTACAAAGATTATTTCAACTAGCCGCCATCCTGACCGTGAAGCTCTAGCCAAGAAATTTGGTGCTACTGATAACGTTGCTGAACGTGGTGACGAAGGTGTTAAAAAGATTTTGGCTTTGACAAATAATGAAGGTGCTGACGCTGTTTTGGAATGTGTCGGAACTGAACTTTCAACTGAAACAGCTATGAGGGTTGGTCGTCCCGGTTCAATCGTTGGCCGTGTTGGTCTTCCTCACACTGGTAAAATGGACGTTTCATCATCATTTGGTAAAAATATCATCCTCGGTGGTGGTCCTGCTTCTGTTACAACTTATGACAAGGAACGTTTGTTGAAAGCTGTTCTCGATGGCGAAATCAATCCGGGATTGGTATTTACAAAGAGCTTCAGTCTTGACCAAATCAACGATGCTTATCAAGAAATGACTGATCGTAAAGTTATTAAAGCATTGGTTGTTGTTAGTGACTAA
- a CDS encoding DUF916 and DUF3324 domain-containing protein codes for MKKYLIIILTLIASVLLAFTFDNKPVDAATPNGVNYSISPELPSNQISKNIGYYDLKVTPGQKETIKFKINNSDSKDHTYKVSVNRAATDINGVIDYNDHGIAPDSDLQYNIEKLVTYPKEVSVSANSSKDISIELTAPKGNFSGELLGGIFVQENNQINNNQKLPKGVTLRNQYNYVLGLQLQQNTDPVKPDLKFVKVFETDNNGQVSVDAEMDNDVPTLEKKVSVDAKVTPQNSSKIILKSNKKAMSMAPNSDFYYPVNVNTVTGPSKNKRLKPGKYTMYLSVKANNGKNHWNLKRNFVVTKKQIAKINHKNPNRSKDLWIILGAIVALVAIAGFVIKRYRKNRR; via the coding sequence ATGAAAAAATATCTGATAATTATTTTAACATTAATAGCAAGTGTTCTATTGGCTTTTACTTTTGATAATAAACCAGTCGATGCCGCCACTCCAAACGGCGTCAATTATAGTATTTCTCCAGAGTTGCCCAGTAATCAAATTTCTAAAAATATCGGTTACTATGATTTGAAAGTTACTCCGGGTCAAAAGGAAACCATTAAATTTAAAATTAATAATAGCGACAGTAAAGATCATACGTACAAGGTCTCAGTTAACCGTGCTGCCACTGATATCAATGGTGTGATCGATTATAACGACCACGGTATAGCTCCAGACAGTGATCTACAATACAATATTGAAAAACTTGTGACTTATCCCAAAGAAGTAAGCGTGTCAGCCAATTCATCCAAAGATATTTCAATTGAATTGACCGCTCCCAAAGGCAATTTCTCAGGTGAATTATTAGGTGGTATTTTTGTTCAGGAAAATAATCAGATTAATAATAATCAAAAATTACCTAAAGGTGTCACTCTAAGGAATCAATATAATTATGTTTTGGGATTACAGTTACAACAAAACACTGATCCAGTTAAGCCTGACTTGAAATTTGTCAAGGTTTTCGAAACTGACAATAATGGTCAAGTCTCCGTTGATGCAGAAATGGACAATGATGTTCCAACTTTGGAAAAGAAAGTTTCCGTTGACGCTAAGGTTACACCGCAAAATAGTTCAAAAATCATTTTGAAATCTAATAAGAAAGCTATGTCAATGGCTCCAAATAGCGATTTCTACTATCCAGTTAACGTTAATACAGTGACCGGACCAAGTAAGAATAAACGATTAAAACCAGGCAAATACACAATGTATTTGAGTGTTAAAGCTAATAATGGCAAAAACCATTGGAACTTGAAACGTAATTTTGTTGTAACTAAGAAACAGATTGCTAAGATTAATCACAAGAATCCAAACCGTTCAAAGGATCTCTGGATTATCCTTGGTGCTATTGTTGCCTTAGTCGCAATTGCCGGGTTTGTTATCAAACGTTATCGTAAAAATCGCAGATAG
- a CDS encoding AzlD domain-containing protein, whose protein sequence is MPSTKFVLWTLIACGLVTWLSRILPFVLLKKFNLPAKVVEFLGFVPITIMAALWFENLFHQNLGHLPTIDYANLIASIPTVLTAILTKKLLLIVIVGIISLALVRLAI, encoded by the coding sequence ATGCCTTCAACTAAATTTGTTTTATGGACATTGATTGCCTGTGGATTGGTGACATGGTTATCAAGAATTTTGCCCTTCGTATTACTAAAAAAATTCAATTTACCAGCTAAAGTCGTTGAATTCCTTGGCTTTGTACCAATCACGATTATGGCGGCCTTATGGTTTGAGAATCTGTTCCATCAAAATTTGGGACACTTGCCAACGATTGACTATGCCAATTTGATTGCCTCAATTCCAACCGTTTTAACCGCTATTTTAACGAAAAAATTACTGTTAATCGTCATCGTGGGGATTATTTCCCTAGCACTTGTGCGTTTAGCAATTTAA
- a CDS encoding AzlC family ABC transporter permease, producing the protein MDDSLSVRTAMKDTLPTVFGYIGIGISFGIVAASAGMSVLMATLMSLIVYAGSAQFILVSLLAIGTPIVSIALSVFLVNSRMILMSMTTANFFKKNSIFENILIGSLITDESFALSMNKLNFTNGKLGFKWFNTVNVMAYLVWAASTMVGAMLGKIISNPEKLGLDFALVAMFIGLLYLQLISDKTISLKVQLIVVLAMLPLVYFGLIFISSDLLILVVTLIGCGLGVILKNAFN; encoded by the coding sequence ATGGATGACAGCTTGAGTGTCAGAACCGCCATGAAGGATACACTTCCAACCGTATTTGGGTACATTGGAATTGGAATTTCATTTGGAATCGTGGCAGCTTCAGCAGGGATGAGCGTTTTGATGGCGACCTTGATGTCATTGATTGTTTACGCTGGGTCGGCACAATTTATTTTGGTTAGTTTGTTGGCGATTGGGACGCCGATTGTTTCGATTGCTTTGTCAGTCTTTTTGGTTAATTCTAGAATGATTCTGATGAGTATGACGACCGCAAATTTCTTTAAAAAGAATTCTATTTTTGAGAATATTTTGATTGGTAGTTTGATTACCGATGAAAGTTTTGCGTTGAGTATGAATAAACTTAATTTTACCAATGGCAAACTTGGTTTTAAGTGGTTCAATACGGTCAACGTGATGGCTTATCTCGTCTGGGCAGCGTCAACGATGGTTGGGGCAATGCTTGGAAAAATTATCAGCAATCCCGAAAAGTTGGGCTTGGACTTTGCTTTAGTAGCCATGTTTATTGGTTTGTTGTATTTACAATTGATCAGTGACAAAACGATTTCATTAAAAGTGCAATTAATTGTTGTCTTGGCAATGTTGCCACTAGTTTATTTTGGACTAATTTTTATTTCAAGTGATTTGTTGATCTTGGTTGTAACCTTGATTGGCTGTGGGTTAGGGGTGATTTTGAAAAATGCCTTCAACTAA
- a CDS encoding ATP-binding cassette domain-containing protein, whose amino-acid sequence MKIENFNYKYKKDFLFENVNFYFEDCQLNFVLGEKGIGKTTLLDKIAENKRNNSFIGFPSFKKIAYLAQDNDFRVGLTVLEILSFIRQLNKILDLEIPEPIRNLLHRHFNDLTENERKLLLIYMNLMVDKELYLFDEPEVGIDLAESQTMFSWLRELSEEMNKTVIVTTNKLDNICDIDNVNYIKNSREIIADNYLKIKSRMAF is encoded by the coding sequence ATGAAAATAGAGAATTTTAATTATAAGTATAAAAAAGATTTTTTATTTGAAAATGTTAATTTCTATTTTGAGGATTGTCAGTTAAACTTTGTCTTAGGGGAAAAAGGTATTGGCAAGACGACTTTGTTAGATAAAATTGCTGAAAATAAGCGTAACAATAGTTTTATCGGTTTCCCCAGTTTTAAAAAGATTGCTTATTTGGCACAAGATAATGACTTTCGAGTAGGATTGACCGTCTTGGAAATATTATCTTTTATTCGACAATTAAATAAAATTTTGGACTTAGAAATTCCTGAACCAATCCGTAATTTACTACATAGGCACTTCAATGATTTGACTGAAAATGAGCGGAAGTTACTTCTGATCTATATGAATTTGATGGTTGATAAAGAATTGTATTTGTTCGATGAGCCAGAGGTGGGAATTGATCTCGCCGAATCACAGACTATGTTTAGCTGGTTACGTGAACTGAGTGAGGAAATGAATAAAACTGTGATTGTGACGACTAATAAGTTGGATAATATTTGTGATATTGATAATGTTAATTACATTAAAAATTCACGTGAAATTATCGCTGATAATTATTTGAAAATTAAATCACGAATGGCATTTTAG